The genomic interval atttctctattgttggtgagattgcaagctggtacaactattctggaaatcagtctggtggttcctcagaaaattggacatagcattacctgaggacccagctataccactcctgggcatatacccagaacatagtccaacatataacaaggacatatgctccactatgttcatagcagccttatttataatagccagaagctattgaacccagatatccttcaacagaagaatgaataaaaaatgtggtaaatttacacaatggaatattattcagttattaaaaacaatgacttcatgaaattcttagacacatgaatggaaccagaaaatatcaacctgagtgaggtaacccaatcacaaaagtacacacatggtgtgcactcactgataattagatatcatccccaaagctcacaatacccaagatacaactcacagagcaCATTAAGCTCCTGAAGtaaaaagaccaaagtgtgaatgcttcgatccttcttagaaggagtaacaaaatactcatgggaacaaatatgttGAGCAAGCATGGGACAGGAACCGAAGGAGTGTTTGTCTGGAGACTAttcctcctgggtatccatccaatGTGCAGTAACCAAAGGTAGATggtgatgtggatgccaggaagtgcatgctgacaggagcctgatatagctgtctttttagaggtcttcTAGAGCCTGAAATGTACataggtggatgctcacagctaaccactgaactgttcATGGGGTTCACaatggaggaatgagagagaagactgaaggagctgaaagcattggcggccccatgaggagagcaataataccaaccaagcagagctccccagggcctaaaccactagcctgggagcacataggaagggacccatgactccagctgtatatgtaggggagaatggcattGTCAtgcaaaggtgggagaggaagtttttggtccagtgaaggctggatgccccagtgtgggggaatttgtgggttgggaggtgggagtgggcgggtgggtgggtgggtgggggcatatcctcatagaagcaggaggagggggaataaaatagggggttcctgggtgggggtgggaatggggaaaggggctcatatctgaaatgtaaataaaaatccgataaaaataaactgaaaaaattaaaaaaaaataaatttcaaaaaaaaaaaaagaaatgtaagcacTTTCATAAAGTTACAtagttatagaagaaaataaacttgCAAACCAAGGCATATATCCAAATATTTTGATGGAAATACTAAGTGAATTACAAAAAACAGGAAAATTTCAAAGCCTTTAGTCcaacatacaattaaaaatctTCAACAGAATCACTTcagcaaaccccctatcccattcctcctccccccctcctgcttctttgagggagCCCcctactcacccactcactcctgctgCACCTCCCTAGCATTACCTTAGGTTGGGGCATAGACGTTCCACAAGAACCAAGGCTTCCCCTGCCATTGATAACTGATCAAAGACACATGACTGGGGAGATAATAGGTCCTATTTGGGAACatagtaattttattttgctaaatggacttGTCAAATTGGCTCCTAAGTATTTACACTCATAACTAGATCCAAGATGCCTTGagtcttggtcagagaagcttcatgATGATGTGAAGTGTTAATGAGATTCAGGACTAGTTGGAAGCTGAGAACAAGTTACTGGTGAGTCTTCTGCCTTAATGGGGCTACCCATAACACTCCTACAAGGTTCAGGAAGCACTGTGAAAGAGGTGGCAGAAAGATTATGAAAAGCAAATGACATTTGCGAATTCACAACTACTCTTGCTTCCTCAAGACACATTCTAGACTGAACATGTAAATATTCATAGATGGGGGTAGGAGTCTGAGAACTGAAACTTCCCAGAAAAGCTATTGACAGCTGAAGGTTGTAAGGGAAGTAAAAGCCATTGTcttcaatttgtttttatatgtattccatctttttatttaatctctctctttatttttttacactccagattttactcccctcctggtccaccctccaactgttccacattccatacctcttACAATTTTTTATGTATTCCAGAAAGATTTCATGCTGGAGTTCACAAAAAATTtcaagcgtgtgtgtgtgcaccaatctcttattttattatagtatCTTTATTTCCCATATAGTGGCTTTCAAGATTCAGTCTGTAGCAGTCATCTGGTGGCTTTTGTACTGCAGATTCTCACTCTGTGTCTATGGTGGTATTGAGGCTTCTCTAAGTTTTTTTCTGATGTCACTCTCTCTCACACTTAGAAGGTACGTCACTATAGAGGTGGCCACATAAACACTCAGCAGTAAGATATTTGTTTTACTCTTCCTTGCCGTCTCTTTTGCTCCTAAAATgcactaaaagaaataaaaaccagaaagatTCTTAGTTTCCATTATGAAGCAGTGGAAAACTTGCAGttccttattatttttctttattcttgagagaAGAGATTGCTATGTTGCATAGAATCATTATTCTCCAGGCTCAGTATCTTTAGAAGCTAAAATTGTAGTTGTAtaccatttaatttaattttgtggtTACTTAAACATGTTAGAAACCCAATGCTTATATTTTTTCATTGCAAATCTTTGTAAATGTTTTAATAATGGTACCCTTGCTAACATTCTAAttcctattcatttattttcaatttcacaTTATCCAGAAAAGTCATGTTTGTCtagaaaaattatatatctaCATCTTTGTTAACAAAGATGTGTCTACTTCACTATTTgtgtagtaaatatttattgcaaGGAATTTATTCTTGAAGTCTTTTGATTAGGTTTCTGTTAGACTCTtacatggaggaacactgcttcatTTATTACAAACTTTATGGACTAGGCTTTCTTTGAAACTATTCATTTTGAGTAAATCAAGTGTGGAAAATGTATAGGcaaaatgttttcattgtttaCTCTGTCTATCATTTTTTGTTATACTAAATATTATAAATAGAATAGCTATAAAGCAACTTTTCAGTAGCATTCAGAGCATACTATGAAGTATGCAGAAGTGTTCAtgtcaaagtttatttttaaaaccaaattcAAATTCTTACCATGATTAAATGAGGCCCGAGACTACTTTCCAGAGTGTAACTGTTGCTTTCTCAAAGTCCATGCATTTTTTTGCCCAATAAAAACCTCTTTTGGGATAGAAATTTCTGGAAAGCTTTCATCACATCTTTGTTTCTCAGGGTATATATTAGAGGGTTGACTAAAGGGGTGATCACGCAGTAGAACACTGAGACTACTTTGCCAATTGTGAAGTTGTACTTGGCTGGAGGTCGGACATAGGCGAAGATTATGGTGCCATAGTAGATGGTCACTACCGTGAGATGGGAGGCACAAGTTGAGAATGTTTTCTTCCTTGCCTCCCTGGAAGACAGCCTGATTATTGTGACCACAATGTTGCCATAGGAGCTCATTGTGAGAAGGAAAGAACTAAGAAtcaccacagagctgcaggtgTAACCCAAGGCCTCCACCAAGAATGTGTCCGAGCAGGAGAGTTTAAAGATGGGGTCAGAGTCACAAAAAAAATGGTTGATTTTCTGTGGGCCACAAAAGTTCAGCTGAGAGATGAGTATGGTAGGTAGCAGAGGGGCAATGAAGCCTCCAATCCACGATGCAGCTGAAAACCTCAGGCAAATGTGAACACTCATGAGAAGTGAGTAATGTAGAGGGCGGCATACGGCCACATGTCGGTCATAAGCCATAACTGCTAGCAAGATGCACTCAGTGGctcccagagagaagaaaaaatagtaCTGAGTGATGCAGCCTGCAACAGAAATGGTGACAACCTTTGTGACACATGTAGCCAGCAACTTAGGCACCGTGGCTGTAGTGTACCAGATCTCCAGGAATGATAGGTTTCCTAAGAAAATGTACATAGGTGTCTGTAGTGTGGAATCcataagaataagaaaaataattagagTATTTCCCATGAGAGACAGCAAATACACAGTGAGAAAAATCATAAACAATGGGAGCTGCAGTGAGGAAGAGCCTGGAAATCCTAGAAAAATAAACTCGGTCACTGCTGTTTGGTTTTTTACATCcatatttcttcttctctgcCCTGAAGGGGAACAACAGCACCCAGGTGATCTTAGGTGAGTGGTAATGAAGACTGGAACAAACGATTTATTTCTATGGCGGTAATAAATGATGCATAGCAACCAGAGAAAATGAAGACTGCTGGAAACATAACAGACATTTCACATACAATATATGTGGGCCATCTTACTtcatattgaaaataaatatctaatataaataatttaaccaTCTAACTcttcaaaatgaaaagcaaagtaAATAGGTAACACATTTATTATTCTATTACACAGATGGTAGAGCAGGGATGCAATCCTAATAACTTTACTGAAAACCAAGGAAGAACATGGCCCTGCCATGCCCCAAGGAGGTCATTCCTTAATGTGAAAATACAGAAATCAATAGATGATACAGTTGCTAGTAAAGGCCTTCACAATTGTATAGTACACTTTGTTAATAGAAAAAACTACCcatacttttaaatttatggtCCTTATTTACATATGAGTTGGAGGAAGATAGGGACCGGAATTAAAACCGGCATTTGTTTATAAACATCTATTTAATGTTCCTGATCT from Arvicanthis niloticus isolate mArvNil1 chromosome 1, mArvNil1.pat.X, whole genome shotgun sequence carries:
- the LOC117699357 gene encoding olfactory receptor 6F1-like isoform X2, coding for MDVKNQTAVTEFIFLGFPGSSSLQLPLFMIFLTVYLLSLMGNTLIIFLILMDSTLQTPMYIFLGNLSFLEIWYTTATVPKLLATCVTKVVTISVAGCITQYYFFFSLGATECILLAVMAYDRHVAVCRPLHYSLLMSVHICLRFSAASWIGGFIAPLLPTILISQLNFCGPQKINHFFCDSDPIFKLSCSDTFLVEALGYTCSSVVILSSFLLTMSSYGNIVVTIIRLSSREARKKTFSTCASHLTVVTIYYGTIIFAYVRPPAKYNFTIGKVVSVFYCVITPLVNPLIYTLRNKDVMKAFQKFLSQKRFLLGKKMHGL
- the LOC117699357 gene encoding olfactory receptor 6F1-like isoform X1; the encoded protein is MFVENNKAEHPNSLHFLWLLCIIYYRHRNKSFVPVFITTHLRSPGCCCSPSGQRRRNMDVKNQTAVTEFIFLGFPGSSSLQLPLFMIFLTVYLLSLMGNTLIIFLILMDSTLQTPMYIFLGNLSFLEIWYTTATVPKLLATCVTKVVTISVAGCITQYYFFFSLGATECILLAVMAYDRHVAVCRPLHYSLLMSVHICLRFSAASWIGGFIAPLLPTILISQLNFCGPQKINHFFCDSDPIFKLSCSDTFLVEALGYTCSSVVILSSFLLTMSSYGNIVVTIIRLSSREARKKTFSTCASHLTVVTIYYGTIIFAYVRPPAKYNFTIGKVVSVFYCVITPLVNPLIYTLRNKDVMKAFQKFLSQKRFLLGKKMHGL